Proteins from one Desulfonema limicola genomic window:
- the rpsJ gene encoding 30S ribosomal protein S10 has translation MTNTKIRIRLKAYDHKLLDQSSADIVDTANKTGAKVVGPIPLPTKINKYCVLRSPHIDKKSREQFEMRTHKRLLDILDPTQQTVDALMKLDLSPGVDVEIKL, from the coding sequence ATGACAAATACAAAAATCAGGATCAGGCTTAAGGCATACGATCATAAGCTTCTGGATCAGTCATCAGCAGATATTGTTGATACTGCAAACAAGACAGGAGCAAAGGTTGTAGGACCTATACCTCTACCTACAAAGATTAACAAATATTGTGTACTAAGATCTCCCCATATAGACAAGAAATCTCGTGAACAGTTTGAGATGCGGACGCATAAACGGCTATTGGATATTTTGGATCCTACTCAGCAGACAGTGGATGCTCTTATGAAGCTGGATCTTTCTCCTGGTGTGGATGTTGAAATAAAACTATAG
- the rplC gene encoding 50S ribosomal protein L3 has translation MCKGIIGKKLGMTSVYSHEGQLIPVTVIQVGPCVVTQIKTESVDGYNALQLGMGEKKESKITQPMKGHIRKTEKNVCAVLKEFPVDKPEEFSVGQVIDSDMFDVGEVINVTGITKGRGFAGVIKRHGFGGGRETHGGKCHRIPGSIGCSAWPSKVTKGKKMPGHYGNDKKTIKKLKIVDIRPDENVILLKGAVPGSRSGVVTINKTKY, from the coding sequence ATGTGTAAAGGAATAATTGGAAAAAAACTGGGTATGACCAGTGTGTATTCACATGAAGGCCAGCTTATACCTGTAACAGTAATACAGGTTGGCCCTTGTGTTGTTACCCAGATTAAAACAGAATCTGTAGATGGATACAATGCACTTCAATTGGGTATGGGAGAGAAAAAAGAATCCAAGATTACTCAACCTATGAAAGGTCATATCAGGAAAACTGAAAAAAATGTATGTGCAGTACTAAAAGAGTTTCCTGTGGACAAACCTGAAGAATTTAGTGTAGGTCAAGTCATTGATTCAGATATGTTTGATGTTGGTGAAGTTATAAATGTAACCGGTATCACTAAAGGCAGAGGGTTTGCAGGTGTTATAAAACGCCATGGTTTTGGCGGAGGCCGTGAAACCCATGGAGGAAAATGTCACAGGATACCAGGTTCAATAGGCTGTAGTGCTTGGCCGTCGAAGGTGACTAAGGGTAAAAAAATGCCTGGTCATTATGGCAATGATAAGAAAACTATAAAAAAATTGAAAATTGTCGATATTCGGCCGGATGAGAATGTGATTTTATTAAAAGGTGCAGTACCGGGAAGCAGATCCGGTGTAGTTACGATTAATAAAACCAAATATTAA
- the rplD gene encoding 50S ribosomal protein L4 → MAVVDVLNSKGEKVSQIDLSENVFNVPVKKSVLHEVVVMQLASKRAGTASVKHRSDVKGSGKKLFRQKGTGRARRGNIKSPLLRGGGVVFGPDPRSYAYKVPKKVRKLALKMALSAKLIENELCVLDKFELEQIKTKEFNKVINVLDKRNVLLVTDAKDEKIERSSRNIPDVKVLRSEGLNVYDILKYKNIILLESAVKQIEGRLAG, encoded by the coding sequence ATGGCTGTCGTAGATGTTCTAAATAGTAAGGGCGAAAAAGTTTCCCAGATAGATCTTTCGGAGAATGTTTTTAATGTCCCTGTAAAAAAAAGTGTGTTGCATGAAGTAGTTGTCATGCAGTTAGCCAGCAAGCGGGCAGGAACAGCATCTGTAAAACATCGAAGCGATGTAAAAGGTAGCGGAAAGAAGCTCTTTCGTCAAAAAGGAACAGGCAGGGCAAGGCGGGGAAATATTAAATCGCCTCTGCTCAGGGGTGGAGGGGTTGTTTTTGGCCCAGATCCCAGATCCTATGCTTATAAAGTTCCCAAAAAAGTAAGAAAACTGGCTCTTAAGATGGCTTTAAGTGCCAAGCTCATTGAAAATGAGCTGTGTGTTCTGGATAAGTTTGAGCTTGAACAAATAAAAACAAAAGAATTTAATAAAGTAATTAATGTACTGGATAAGCGGAATGTGCTGCTTGTTACAGATGCAAAAGATGAAAAGATTGAACGTTCATCTCGGAATATCCCTGATGTTAAAGTGTTGAGAAGTGAAGGACTGAATGTTTATGATATTTTAAAATATAAAAATATCATATTGCTTGAGTCTGCAGTAAAGCAAATTGAAGGGAGGCTGGCCGGATGA
- the rplW gene encoding 50S ribosomal protein L23, which produces MIFYDIIRCPLITEKTTLQKELHNKVSFEVDRRANRVEIKKAVEKIFDVRVNAVRTLQVKGKFKQRGRIIGKRKDWKKAIVTLMPGERIEFFEGV; this is translated from the coding sequence ATGATTTTTTATGATATAATAAGGTGTCCTCTAATTACAGAAAAAACGACACTTCAAAAAGAACTCCATAATAAAGTGTCATTTGAGGTTGACCGTCGGGCAAACCGGGTAGAGATTAAAAAGGCCGTTGAAAAGATTTTTGATGTTCGTGTTAATGCTGTCCGAACATTGCAGGTCAAAGGCAAGTTTAAGCAAAGAGGCCGCATAATAGGTAAACGCAAAGACTGGAAAAAGGCAATTGTCACGCTGATGCCTGGTGAGCGTATTGAATTTTTTGAGGGTGTTTAG
- the rplB gene encoding 50S ribosomal protein L2, whose translation MAVKKTKPTSPGRRFQDYSTFVEITRKDPEKSLLKVNNKTGGRNVNGRITCRHRGGGHKRHYRIIDFKRDKTGIPAKVAAIEYDPNRSARIALLHYADGEKRYILAPVNLSVGDEVMSGPDADIKPGNALPLKNIPLGTHIHNIELRLGKGGQIVRSAGTFAQLMAKEDKYAQVKLPSNEVRLVLLTCKATIGQVGNVIHENISLGKAGRKRWLGRRPKVRGVAMNPVDHPMGGGEGRSSGGRHPCSPWGVPSKGYRTRKNKSTDRYIVKKRTKR comes from the coding sequence ATGGCTGTAAAGAAGACAAAACCGACATCTCCCGGTCGAAGGTTTCAAGATTATTCAACATTTGTTGAGATTACCCGGAAAGACCCTGAAAAGAGCCTTCTAAAAGTTAATAATAAGACTGGAGGACGGAATGTTAACGGGCGAATAACATGCAGACATCGGGGCGGGGGACATAAGCGGCATTACAGAATTATTGATTTTAAACGGGATAAAACCGGGATACCTGCAAAAGTAGCGGCTATTGAATATGATCCTAATCGCAGCGCTAGAATAGCATTGCTTCATTATGCAGATGGTGAAAAACGATATATTCTTGCACCGGTTAATCTTTCTGTTGGCGATGAAGTCATGTCAGGACCAGATGCAGATATTAAGCCGGGCAATGCACTGCCTTTAAAGAATATACCTTTAGGAACGCATATCCATAATATTGAACTGCGTCTGGGAAAAGGCGGTCAAATTGTTCGGAGTGCAGGGACTTTTGCCCAATTAATGGCAAAAGAAGATAAATATGCCCAGGTTAAACTGCCGTCTAATGAGGTAAGATTAGTGCTGCTGACCTGCAAAGCTACAATAGGGCAGGTTGGAAATGTAATACATGAAAATATTTCATTAGGAAAAGCTGGAAGAAAAAGATGGCTTGGCAGACGGCCGAAAGTCAGAGGCGTTGCCATGAACCCTGTTGACCATCCAATGGGCGGCGGCGAAGGACGTTCGTCAGGCGGAAGGCATCCGTGTTCACCTTGGGGAGTTCCTTCTAAAGGTTACAGGACTCGTAAAAACAAGAGTACTGATCGCTATATTGTTAAAAAGCGTACAAAAAGATAA
- the rpsS gene encoding 30S ribosomal protein S19, which translates to MPRSLKKGPFIDLKLLKKVTIAQESRSNRVIKTWSRRSTIIPEMVGITLAVHNGKKFVPVFVTENMVGHKLGEFSPTRTFYGHAGDKKSKLKK; encoded by the coding sequence ATGCCACGGTCGTTGAAAAAAGGTCCATTTATTGACCTAAAATTATTAAAGAAAGTGACTATTGCTCAGGAATCACGCAGTAACAGGGTGATTAAAACATGGTCCAGGCGTTCAACAATTATTCCTGAGATGGTAGGAATCACGTTGGCAGTTCATAATGGTAAAAAATTTGTTCCGGTTTTTGTAACTGAGAATATGGTGGGTCATAAGCTGGGCGAATTCTCACCAACCAGAACATTTTATGGACATGCTGGTGATAAGAAGTCAAAACTGAAAAAGTAA
- the rplV gene encoding 50S ribosomal protein L22, with amino-acid sequence MEVKAVLRYVRISPQKVRKVIGTVKGEPVESGLNILKFMPQKGAKIVEKVVRSAVANANQNPDMDVDSLVIRNIVADQGPTLKRFKARARGRGTRILKRTSHITVILAEELA; translated from the coding sequence ATGGAGGTCAAAGCCGTATTAAGATATGTGCGCATTTCTCCTCAGAAAGTTCGCAAAGTAATAGGAACGGTTAAGGGCGAACCTGTGGAAAGCGGATTAAATATACTAAAATTTATGCCGCAAAAGGGTGCCAAAATCGTAGAAAAGGTTGTTCGTTCTGCGGTAGCAAATGCGAATCAGAATCCGGATATGGATGTTGATTCATTGGTAATTCGTAATATAGTTGCTGACCAGGGACCCACTTTAAAAAGGTTTAAGGCTAGAGCCCGCGGCAGAGGAACAAGAATATTAAAAAGGACCAGTCATATTACGGTCATTTTAGCTGAAGAATTGGCGTAA
- the rpsC gene encoding 30S ribosomal protein S3 has protein sequence MGQKVNPIGLRLGIVKTWESRWYAGKKYSDYILEDYNIRNFVKKKLFHAGISKIEIERSSKRVRLRIFTARPGIVIGKKGSEIERLKKELEKMISQEALIDIQEVRKPETDAQLVAENVALQIERRVAFRRAMKRGVSSALRFGAKGVKIICSGRLGGAEMARTEWYREGRVPLHTLRADVDYGFTEAHTTYGLVGVKVFVFKGEILKKDQIEDTGRK, from the coding sequence TTGGGCCAGAAAGTAAATCCTATAGGATTAAGACTCGGCATTGTTAAAACATGGGAGTCGCGTTGGTATGCTGGAAAGAAATATTCGGATTATATTTTGGAAGATTATAATATCCGTAATTTTGTTAAAAAGAAACTTTTCCATGCCGGTATTTCCAAAATAGAAATTGAAAGATCCTCCAAGCGAGTCAGACTCCGAATTTTTACAGCCAGGCCGGGGATTGTCATCGGGAAAAAAGGGTCCGAAATTGAACGGCTCAAAAAAGAGCTTGAAAAGATGATTTCTCAGGAAGCTCTGATAGATATTCAGGAAGTTAGAAAGCCAGAGACTGATGCACAGCTTGTAGCAGAAAATGTTGCTCTTCAGATTGAGCGGAGGGTTGCGTTTCGGCGTGCCATGAAAAGAGGTGTTTCATCAGCTTTGCGATTTGGAGCTAAGGGAGTTAAGATAATCTGTTCCGGGCGGCTGGGCGGAGCTGAAATGGCTAGGACTGAATGGTATAGAGAAGGCCGGGTTCCTTTGCATACATTAAGGGCAGATGTAGATTATGGATTTACAGAAGCTCATACTACCTATGGACTTGTAGGTGTAAAAGTATTTGTATTTAAAGGTGAAATTTTAAAGAAGGATCAGATAGAAGATACCGGCAGGA